In Candidatus Defluviibacterium haderslevense, the following are encoded in one genomic region:
- a CDS encoding tryptophanase, whose amino-acid sequence MKTIIEPFKIKSVEPIFFNTEKQRKEILEQAFYNPFLIHSTDVIIDLLTDSGTSAMSSNQWAGIMQGDESYAGSPSFFRFEETVQKITGMPLVIPTHQGRAAEKILFSILGGPGKYFVSNTLFDTTRANIEYSGAIGVDLLCEEGKHPSIPAPFKGNMDVVALKKFIEEKGASNIPLVMITVTNNSGGGQPVSMQNIKDVKAICTSYNIPLYIDACRFAENSYFIKLREAEYAHKSIPEIAHELFSYADGCTMSAKKDAFANIGGFLAMHNKDLAMQCRNLLVITEGFPTYGGLAGRDLEAIAIGLNEVMDENYLQYRIRSIEYLTQKLMAAGVPVMQPAGGHAVYLDAKAMLPHIPVDQYPGQALVGALYLEGGVRGVEIGSLMFGKYDALHKLIPAPLELVRLAIPRRVYTQSHIDYVSEVIIEVFKKRDTIHGLQITEEAPLLRHFTAKLKPI is encoded by the coding sequence ATGAAAACCATTATAGAACCCTTCAAAATCAAATCCGTAGAACCCATTTTTTTCAATACTGAAAAACAACGAAAAGAGATTTTAGAACAAGCCTTTTATAATCCATTTCTAATCCATTCTACTGATGTCATCATTGATCTATTAACAGATAGCGGTACTAGCGCAATGAGCAGTAATCAATGGGCTGGTATTATGCAAGGCGATGAATCTTATGCTGGTAGTCCGAGTTTTTTCAGATTTGAAGAAACAGTACAAAAAATCACCGGAATGCCTTTGGTCATCCCTACACATCAGGGCCGAGCTGCCGAAAAAATTCTTTTTAGTATACTTGGGGGTCCAGGAAAATATTTTGTTAGTAATACTTTGTTTGATACCACAAGAGCCAACATTGAATATTCGGGGGCCATCGGTGTAGACTTATTATGTGAAGAGGGAAAACATCCATCCATTCCTGCTCCATTCAAAGGCAACATGGATGTAGTTGCACTAAAAAAATTCATCGAAGAGAAAGGTGCTTCGAATATTCCGCTCGTGATGATAACCGTCACGAACAATTCAGGAGGTGGACAACCCGTTAGCATGCAAAATATTAAAGATGTAAAAGCAATATGCACCAGCTATAATATTCCGCTTTATATTGATGCTTGTCGGTTCGCTGAAAACTCCTATTTTATTAAATTAAGAGAAGCTGAATACGCTCATAAATCCATTCCAGAAATTGCACATGAATTGTTCTCTTATGCAGATGGATGCACCATGAGCGCCAAAAAAGATGCGTTTGCAAATATAGGCGGTTTTCTGGCTATGCATAATAAAGATCTAGCCATGCAATGTAGAAACCTCTTAGTGATTACAGAAGGCTTCCCAACATACGGTGGACTGGCTGGTAGAGATCTGGAAGCTATTGCTATAGGACTAAATGAAGTCATGGATGAAAACTATCTGCAATACCGAATTAGAAGTATAGAATACCTGACTCAAAAATTAATGGCGGCAGGAGTACCTGTTATGCAACCAGCAGGAGGACATGCTGTATATTTAGATGCGAAAGCCATGTTACCACATATCCCAGTAGACCAATATCCAGGTCAAGCTCTAGTAGGGGCATTATATTTAGAAGGTGGGGTAAGGGGTGTAGAAATTGGTTCTCTGATGTTCGGAAAATACGACGCCTTACATAAACTAATTCCAGCACCTTTAGAACTCGTTCGATTAGCCATTCCAAGAAGAGTATACACCCAAAGTCATATTGATTATGTATCTGAAGTCATCATTGAAGTATTTAAAAAGCGCGATACCATTCATGGACTTCAAATTACGGAAGAGGCACCATTACTCCGACATTTTACTGCTAAATTAAAGCCAATTTAA
- a CDS encoding Rrf2 family transcriptional regulator — MKVLSKATIYGLRALIYVATKSDGDRYVNIGEISTELDISFHFLTKTFQVLTQNGILESHRGPHGGVLLKKPMDQIFLIDLVHILEGQDFFSKCLLGLPGCGSKEPCPVHNFWKEVKGSLEIEFRKTSLAFLAENIQKGKMRL, encoded by the coding sequence TTGAAAGTATTATCCAAGGCAACAATTTATGGTTTAAGGGCTTTGATTTATGTAGCTACCAAGAGTGACGGGGATCGTTATGTGAATATTGGAGAGATTTCCACGGAGTTGGATATTTCTTTTCATTTTCTGACGAAAACGTTTCAGGTTTTGACTCAGAATGGAATTTTGGAATCACATAGGGGACCACACGGAGGGGTTTTATTGAAGAAGCCAATGGATCAAATATTTTTAATCGATTTGGTACATATTTTGGAGGGACAAGATTTTTTTTCAAAATGTTTATTGGGACTTCCCGGTTGTGGTTCGAAGGAACCTTGTCCGGTACACAATTTTTGGAAAGAGGTTAAGGGATCTTTAGAGATTGAGTTTAGGAAAACTTCATTGGCTTTTTTGGCTGAAAACATTCAAAAAGGAAAAATGAGATTATAA
- a CDS encoding cbb3-type cytochrome c oxidase subunit I, which produces MESNGQNGQHEQSGTTATKNMSYIMNTKNWRGPLIFILIISILGVGMIGYQTYVDAPPMTGFKDQNGRVVMDQKTIERGQEVFHNYALMEYGSFFGDGAQRGPDFTAEALHEMTLAMNRFYVEEFKSKTGKDPTASDISQIKEQVKLELKQNHYDKAENIVALSAAQSYALAEVQKYYTDIFIDKNTGSGFPPKDYIKSRQETADLGSFFFWGAWVCVTERPGTNFSYTHNWPYDPGAGNTPTSPVILWSVLGLLAFVLMCGIVLYFIGQYNQLPNKFFKPPKRDLFTIARVAAFKPTPTQRATFKFFFVAILLFFLQVSSGLITINDFLNWLGYIGIHITDDVPVTISRSWHLMLSLYWISTCWIASSIFILPILSKKELPGQLRNINILFVLLFVLVGGSLLGMVMGPLGLMGKMNYWLGHQGWEFVDFGKAYQVLLMGIFILWGIIVYKGIKPAFVKGEPWNLPNWIMYSVIGIPLLFLSGFVAKPETNFVIADFWRWMVVHMWVEAFFEVFITVIVSYLMVLMGLVSRQAAIRVVYFATILFLGTGLLGISHNFYWNAKPVATMALGSVFSTLQFVPLILLTVEAWRFKNMPTMAVGDVAHSELQGFGFPAVFKFLIAVNFWNFFGAGVLGIIINLPIMNYFEHGTYLTVNHAHAALMGVYGNISIAALLFASRLIIKDHRWNDKVVNFSFWSINAGLMLMVVLDLFPAGSIQFKAVVEQGLWYGRSSEFMDFGVFKSLTWLRGIGASVFFFGGVIPLTWFIVSRINSLKSKTYDIQLMDEVITPQLADVSVNEEVVNV; this is translated from the coding sequence ATGGAATCAAATGGACAAAATGGACAACATGAACAAAGTGGAACTACCGCTACTAAGAACATGAGCTATATTATGAATACCAAAAATTGGCGAGGGCCGCTTATATTTATTTTGATTATTAGTATATTAGGTGTCGGCATGATCGGCTATCAAACTTATGTTGATGCGCCGCCAATGACGGGTTTTAAAGATCAAAATGGGCGAGTTGTTATGGATCAAAAAACCATTGAACGGGGTCAAGAAGTATTTCATAATTATGCATTGATGGAATACGGTAGTTTCTTTGGAGATGGTGCTCAACGAGGTCCTGATTTTACTGCGGAAGCATTGCATGAGATGACTTTAGCTATGAATCGTTTTTATGTTGAGGAATTTAAATCAAAAACTGGTAAAGACCCAACAGCAAGTGATATCAGCCAAATTAAAGAGCAAGTTAAATTAGAATTAAAGCAAAATCATTACGATAAGGCGGAGAATATTGTTGCTTTGTCTGCGGCTCAGTCTTATGCATTAGCTGAAGTTCAAAAATATTATACCGATATATTCATTGATAAGAATACAGGTTCTGGTTTCCCTCCTAAAGATTATATAAAAAGCAGACAAGAAACGGCTGATTTGGGTTCGTTTTTTTTCTGGGGTGCATGGGTTTGTGTAACAGAAAGACCTGGTACCAATTTTAGTTATACACACAATTGGCCCTACGACCCAGGTGCTGGTAATACACCAACTTCTCCGGTTATTTTATGGAGTGTTTTGGGTTTATTGGCTTTTGTTTTAATGTGTGGAATTGTCCTATATTTCATTGGTCAATACAATCAACTACCTAATAAATTTTTCAAACCGCCTAAAAGAGATTTGTTTACAATTGCTAGAGTAGCGGCCTTTAAACCAACACCTACTCAAAGAGCAACATTCAAATTTTTCTTTGTTGCAATTTTATTATTCTTTTTACAAGTTTCTAGTGGTCTGATAACAATCAATGATTTTTTAAATTGGTTGGGCTATATTGGCATTCATATTACGGATGATGTACCTGTTACCATTTCTAGAAGTTGGCATTTAATGTTATCCTTATATTGGATTTCAACTTGTTGGATTGCTTCATCTATTTTTATATTGCCCATACTTTCTAAAAAGGAATTACCTGGACAACTTCGTAACATTAATATTTTATTTGTTTTATTATTTGTTTTAGTTGGAGGTTCTTTATTAGGTATGGTTATGGGTCCATTAGGATTAATGGGAAAAATGAATTATTGGTTGGGTCATCAAGGTTGGGAATTTGTTGATTTTGGTAAAGCATATCAAGTATTATTGATGGGTATTTTTATACTATGGGGCATTATTGTTTATAAAGGGATTAAACCAGCATTTGTTAAAGGTGAACCATGGAATCTTCCCAACTGGATTATGTATTCTGTAATAGGAATCCCGTTACTTTTTTTATCAGGCTTTGTTGCAAAACCAGAAACGAATTTTGTGATTGCAGATTTTTGGAGATGGATGGTGGTGCATATGTGGGTTGAAGCTTTTTTTGAAGTGTTCATAACCGTTATTGTCAGTTACTTAATGGTATTGATGGGCTTAGTAAGTAGGCAAGCGGCTATTAGAGTAGTTTATTTCGCCACTATATTATTTTTAGGCACTGGATTATTAGGTATTTCACATAATTTTTATTGGAATGCAAAACCAGTAGCAACAATGGCATTGGGAAGTGTATTTTCTACACTGCAGTTTGTACCATTAATTTTATTGACTGTTGAAGCATGGCGTTTTAAAAATATGCCTACTATGGCAGTAGGTGATGTTGCACATAGTGAGTTACAAGGTTTTGGTTTTCCAGCAGTGTTCAAATTTTTAATTGCTGTGAATTTTTGGAATTTTTTTGGTGCAGGGGTACTTGGTATTATTATTAATCTGCCTATTATGAATTATTTTGAACATGGCACATATCTTACGGTTAATCATGCTCACGCAGCATTAATGGGCGTGTATGGTAATATTTCAATAGCTGCTTTGCTTTTTGCATCAAGACTAATTATAAAGGATCATCGATGGAATGACAAAGTAGTTAATTTTTCTTTTTGGTCTATCAATGCAGGTCTTATGTTAATGGTTGTTTTGGATCTTTTTCCAGCAGGATCGATACAGTTTAAAGCAGTTGTAGAACAAGGTCTTTGGTATGGAAGATCTTCAGAATTTATGGATTTCGGCGTGTTTAAGTCTTTGACATGGTTAAGAGGGATTGGTGCTTCAGTATTTTTCTTTGGTGGGGTTATTCCTTTAACTTGGTTCATTGTATCTCGTATTAATTCATTGAAGTCCAAGACCTATGATATTCAATTGATGGATGAAGTGATCACGCCTCAATTAGCAGATGTAAGTGTAAATGAAGAAGTAGTTAATGTATAA
- a CDS encoding ribonucleoside triphosphate reductase, translating into MIKLVIKRNGAYHPYLSFKIEDAIQKAFQGQKQKTDIHVLNAVFKKLEEKSIWAVEDIQDIIEKELFDKHHFETMRAFMLHRHTRKMQREHVGGLNQDTTYIDCSQTIEEYVFQKDWRINANANTSYSSAGLINNVAGKVIANYWLDKVYSKEEGFAHRNADLHIHDLDCLTGYCAGWSLRILLNDGFNGVRGRVESKPPSHFREALGQMANFLGILQSEWAGAQAFSSFDTYLAPYVFKDNLSFDEVLKAIRSFVYNLNVPARWGQSPFTNITLDWVVPEDLKEQIPTKNNRHLFENIKSNDLMIKAKAIGVDHLTDLSYKHFQKEMNIINKAYYTVMTEGDSNGQPFTFPIPTVNITEDFDWYGENTDLLFENTAKVGSSYFQNFIGSQYTYDQQGNKLENPNAYKPNAIRSMCCRLQLDLRELLKRGNGLFGSAEMTGSIGVVTINMARLGYLFKGDKEGLINRLDQLLDFAKSSLEKKRLFIQELFDRGLYPYTKRYLPHLRNHFSTIGVNGINEMIRNFSDDKYNIIHHEGYEFSIQVLDHIRKRITSFQEESGNLYNLEATPAEGTTYRFAKEDKKRYPDILQAGHNENVYYTNSSQIPVNHTDDPFEALMLQDEMQCKYTGGTVLHLYMREKVSSPEACRNLVRKVISNFRLPYITVTPVFSVCKTHGYLSGEHSYCPACDDILLNSLLTDLKTQKNG; encoded by the coding sequence ATGATAAAATTAGTAATTAAAAGAAATGGTGCATACCATCCTTATTTATCTTTTAAAATTGAGGATGCGATCCAAAAAGCTTTTCAAGGACAAAAGCAAAAGACTGACATTCATGTATTAAATGCAGTGTTTAAAAAGTTAGAAGAAAAGTCTATTTGGGCAGTTGAAGATATTCAGGATATTATAGAAAAAGAGTTGTTTGATAAACATCACTTTGAAACCATGCGCGCGTTCATGTTGCATCGTCATACTCGTAAAATGCAACGTGAACACGTTGGTGGTTTAAATCAAGATACCACCTATATTGATTGTTCTCAAACCATTGAAGAGTATGTTTTTCAAAAAGACTGGAGAATTAATGCAAATGCAAATACTTCCTATTCCAGTGCTGGATTGATCAATAACGTAGCAGGAAAAGTGATTGCTAATTATTGGTTGGATAAAGTTTATTCAAAGGAAGAGGGATTCGCTCATCGCAATGCAGATTTACATATTCATGATCTCGATTGTCTTACGGGTTATTGCGCTGGATGGAGTTTGCGCATATTGTTGAATGATGGATTTAATGGTGTTAGAGGTCGCGTTGAAAGTAAACCTCCTTCACACTTCAGAGAGGCCTTAGGGCAAATGGCTAATTTTTTAGGAATATTACAAAGTGAATGGGCAGGAGCTCAAGCCTTTAGTTCATTTGATACGTATTTGGCGCCTTATGTTTTCAAGGATAATCTTTCTTTTGATGAAGTTCTAAAAGCTATCAGAAGTTTTGTTTACAATTTAAATGTGCCAGCGAGATGGGGTCAATCGCCTTTTACGAATATTACTTTAGATTGGGTAGTTCCTGAAGATTTAAAAGAGCAAATTCCAACTAAAAATAATCGTCATCTTTTTGAAAATATTAAATCAAACGATTTAATGATCAAAGCCAAAGCAATTGGTGTAGATCATTTAACTGATTTGTCTTATAAACACTTTCAGAAGGAAATGAATATCATTAACAAGGCATATTATACCGTAATGACTGAGGGCGATTCGAATGGTCAACCGTTTACATTTCCAATTCCTACTGTTAATATCACGGAAGATTTTGATTGGTATGGCGAGAATACGGATCTATTGTTTGAAAACACAGCAAAAGTTGGCTCCTCTTATTTTCAAAATTTTATTGGCAGTCAATATACCTATGATCAACAAGGAAATAAATTGGAAAATCCAAATGCATATAAACCTAATGCCATTAGAAGTATGTGTTGTAGATTACAATTAGACCTTCGCGAATTATTAAAACGTGGAAATGGCCTATTTGGTAGTGCAGAGATGACTGGAAGTATTGGAGTGGTTACCATAAATATGGCGCGATTGGGATATTTATTTAAAGGTGATAAAGAAGGGTTAATAAATCGACTTGATCAATTGTTGGATTTTGCAAAATCTAGTTTAGAAAAAAAGAGATTATTTATTCAAGAACTTTTTGATCGTGGATTATACCCTTATACTAAGCGCTATTTGCCACATTTAAGAAATCATTTTTCAACAATAGGGGTTAATGGTATCAATGAAATGATTCGCAATTTTTCCGATGATAAATATAATATCATTCATCATGAAGGTTATGAGTTTTCAATTCAAGTACTCGATCATATTAGAAAACGTATTACATCATTTCAAGAGGAATCTGGAAATTTATATAATTTAGAAGCTACACCTGCAGAGGGGACAACTTATCGATTTGCTAAAGAAGATAAAAAAAGATACCCAGATATTTTGCAAGCAGGACACAATGAAAATGTTTATTACACCAATAGTTCGCAGATTCCAGTCAATCACACAGATGATCCATTTGAAGCATTAATGCTCCAGGATGAAATGCAATGTAAGTATACCGGCGGGACAGTTTTACATCTATACATGCGAGAAAAAGTAAGCTCCCCAGAGGCTTGTCGTAATCTCGTTCGAAAGGTAATTTCAAATTTTAGATTGCCATACATAACCGTGACACCAGTATTTAGTGTTTGTAAAACGCATGGTTATCTTTCAGGAGAACATTCCTATTGTCCTGCTTGTGATGATATATTATTAAATAGTCTATTAACCGATTTAAAAACTCAAAAAAATGGATAA
- a CDS encoding anaerobic ribonucleoside-triphosphate reductase activating protein — MSKPIYHITPFTLLDYPDKTACIIWFAGCNMRCKYCYNIDIVKGKGHFRYEDVLPFIESRKNLLDGVVLSGGECTMHADVIPFVEDIKKRNMLVKVDTNGSNPKVLEKLLSANLVDYVALDFKALAKNFYHVTQSDLFTKFEKSLNILLSASIPFEVRTTFHSTLLELDELISMVHYLGNKKYKGIYYIQHFLNHCETLGDVGNDYRRVRVEDLKSDLVHVVVRN, encoded by the coding sequence GTGAGTAAGCCTATTTATCATATTACACCTTTTACTTTATTAGATTATCCAGATAAGACGGCTTGTATTATTTGGTTTGCCGGTTGTAATATGCGGTGTAAATATTGTTATAATATTGATATTGTAAAGGGGAAGGGGCATTTTAGATATGAAGATGTCTTGCCTTTTATCGAGTCCAGAAAAAATTTATTAGATGGTGTTGTTTTAAGTGGAGGGGAATGCACCATGCATGCTGATGTAATTCCTTTTGTTGAGGATATAAAAAAGCGAAATATGTTAGTTAAAGTCGATACCAACGGATCCAATCCAAAAGTGCTTGAAAAATTATTGTCTGCTAACCTTGTTGATTATGTAGCATTGGATTTTAAGGCATTGGCTAAAAATTTTTATCATGTAACCCAATCTGATTTATTTACTAAGTTTGAGAAATCATTGAATATATTGCTTTCAGCTTCAATTCCTTTTGAAGTCAGAACTACTTTTCATTCTACTTTACTAGAGTTGGATGAATTAATTAGTATGGTTCATTATTTGGGGAATAAAAAATACAAGGGTATTTATTATATACAGCATTTTTTAAATCATTGTGAGACCCTTGGCGATGTGGGTAATGATTATAGGAGAGTGCGTGTCGAAGATTTAAAGTCGGATCTTGTTCATGTTGTGGTAAGAAATTAG
- the ric gene encoding iron-sulfur cluster repair di-iron protein, giving the protein MKIEETLTIADIVSKNIKSAHVFKKFGIDFCCGGGISIEKACENKNININELLQELKNIDDFLVPSQNYNLWELDFLIDYIINNHHTYVKNSLTLIDEYASKVSKVHGTSYPEVVQIENIFKHVAEELKSHMAKEEMVLFPYIKNCVVADKNHSQKPIPPFGPILNPIHMMQQEHEQVGNMLKEIDQLSNHYNPPIGACNTFKALYAKLDEFEQDLHIHVHLENNILFPKATLLEISLTQKF; this is encoded by the coding sequence ATGAAAATAGAAGAAACATTAACCATTGCAGATATCGTATCTAAGAATATAAAATCAGCCCATGTGTTTAAAAAATTTGGTATAGATTTTTGTTGCGGTGGTGGCATTTCCATTGAAAAGGCATGTGAAAATAAAAACATAAACATCAATGAACTTTTACAAGAATTAAAAAACATAGATGACTTTTTAGTTCCTTCACAAAATTACAATCTCTGGGAATTGGATTTTCTCATTGATTACATTATTAATAATCATCACACCTATGTTAAAAATTCCTTGACATTAATCGATGAATATGCCTCAAAAGTATCTAAGGTTCACGGAACATCCTATCCTGAGGTAGTACAAATTGAAAATATATTCAAGCATGTCGCTGAAGAACTGAAATCGCATATGGCTAAAGAAGAGATGGTCCTCTTTCCATATATTAAAAATTGCGTTGTCGCAGATAAGAATCATTCTCAAAAACCCATTCCTCCATTTGGACCAATACTGAATCCAATTCATATGATGCAACAAGAACATGAACAAGTAGGAAACATGCTAAAAGAAATAGATCAATTAAGTAACCATTACAATCCACCCATTGGTGCTTGCAACACTTTTAAAGCATTATATGCCAAACTTGATGAATTCGAACAAGACTTACATATTCATGTTCACCTTGAAAATAATATACTTTTTCCGAAAGCAACTTTACTCGAAATTTCATTAACTCAAAAATTTTAA
- a CDS encoding tyrosine phenol-lyase, producing MKHIKHSWAEPYKIKMVELLKMTTPSQRKKAMKEAGYNTFLLKSEDVYIDLLTDSGTSAMSDRQWAGMMMGDEAYAGSRNFYHLEEVVKDVYGYKYLIPTHQGRGAENILSKILIKKGDIIPGNMYFTTTRLHQELAGGTFQDIIIDEAHDSENEFPFKGNVDLNKLEALIKKHGAKKIPYVSMATSVNMAGGQPISMKNLKELRALTKKHKIRIIHDMTRVAENAYFIQQKEKGYEHKTIKEIVKEICSYTDGATMSAKKDALVNIGGFLAVNEWDIFEEARNMVVVYEGLHTYGGLAGRDMEAMAIGIGESVSDEHIKARVGQVIYLGEKMLQYDIPIVKPIGGHGIFVDAKKFLPHIKQEQFPAQTLAAEIYLDSGVRTMERGIVSAGRKANGDNYFPKLELVRFTIPRRVYTQAHMDVIAESAARVYEKRQKLNGMKMVYEPKYLRFFQAKFEKI from the coding sequence ATGAAACATATCAAACATAGTTGGGCAGAACCCTACAAAATTAAAATGGTTGAATTGCTCAAGATGACTACTCCATCTCAGAGAAAAAAAGCAATGAAAGAAGCCGGATATAATACTTTTTTATTAAAGTCCGAAGATGTATACATAGATTTACTAACGGATAGTGGGACCTCAGCAATGAGTGATCGACAATGGGCTGGAATGATGATGGGAGATGAAGCTTATGCTGGTAGTCGAAATTTTTATCACCTGGAAGAAGTGGTCAAAGATGTTTATGGCTATAAATATTTAATTCCAACACATCAAGGCCGCGGTGCTGAAAACATCCTTTCGAAAATCCTAATTAAAAAAGGTGACATCATTCCCGGCAATATGTATTTTACCACAACTCGCCTACATCAGGAATTAGCAGGCGGCACATTCCAAGATATCATTATCGATGAAGCCCATGATTCAGAAAATGAATTTCCCTTCAAAGGCAATGTGGATCTTAATAAACTTGAAGCATTAATAAAAAAACACGGCGCTAAGAAAATTCCCTATGTAAGTATGGCTACCAGTGTAAATATGGCTGGCGGTCAACCCATCAGTATGAAAAATTTAAAAGAACTACGAGCGCTGACCAAAAAACACAAGATCCGTATTATCCATGACATGACCAGAGTCGCTGAAAATGCTTATTTTATTCAGCAAAAAGAAAAAGGATATGAACATAAAACAATAAAAGAAATAGTCAAAGAAATATGTTCCTATACTGATGGGGCTACGATGAGTGCTAAGAAAGATGCACTGGTCAACATTGGTGGTTTCCTCGCAGTAAACGAATGGGATATTTTTGAAGAAGCGCGCAATATGGTAGTTGTTTATGAAGGCCTTCATACCTATGGCGGACTTGCTGGAAGAGATATGGAAGCAATGGCCATTGGCATTGGTGAAAGTGTAAGTGATGAACACATAAAAGCTAGAGTCGGCCAAGTCATTTATCTAGGTGAGAAAATGTTACAATATGACATTCCTATTGTAAAACCCATTGGTGGCCATGGCATATTTGTAGATGCAAAAAAATTCTTACCACATATCAAACAAGAACAATTTCCTGCTCAAACATTAGCAGCTGAAATTTATTTAGATTCAGGCGTTAGAACTATGGAAAGAGGTATTGTTTCTGCAGGTCGAAAGGCAAATGGCGATAACTATTTTCCAAAATTAGAGTTGGTAAGATTTACCATTCCACGTCGAGTGTACACTCAAGCTCACATGGATGTCATCGCAGAATCTGCAGCAAGGGTTTATGAAAAAAGACAAAAACTTAATGGTATGAAAATGGTTTATGAACCTAAGTATCTAAGATTCTTTCAAGCTAAATTTGAAAAAATATAA